In Helianthus annuus cultivar XRQ/B chromosome 8, HanXRQr2.0-SUNRISE, whole genome shotgun sequence, a single genomic region encodes these proteins:
- the LOC110870698 gene encoding uncharacterized protein LOC110870698, whose product MTGSPVLKSTNLKKRKKTLQILNPQSTVLNFKRIAEHRIRLPPKMSSVLDLSPTNLKEVSVQNRTGEVNFIMTRSEKNRKGFRYAFVGWSNYLKAWNIKMGAELFFEFNNSSKVLTLTKVVEKRGVKKKKSRA is encoded by the exons ATGACGGGTTCTCCAGTCTTGAAATCCACAAACCTG AAAAAGCGCAAGAAGACACTTCAAATACTTAACCCACAATCAACGGTTTTGAACTTCAAAAGAATTGCGGAACACAGAATT CGACTACCACCAAAAATGTCATCTGTGTTGGACTTATCTCCTACTAATCTCAAAGAAGTGAGTGTTCAAAACCGGACAGGTGAAGTCAACTTTATAATGACCAGATCGGAAAAAAACCGCAAAGGGTTCCGCTATGCATTTGTTGGATGGTCGAATTACTTGAAGGCTTGGAACATCAAAATGGGAGCAGAACTGTTTTTTGAGTTCAACAACTCAAGCAAGGTCTTGACACTGACAAAGGTTGTGGAGAAGCGTGGTGTTAAGAAGAAAAAATCGCGTGCATGA
- the LOC110871550 gene encoding uncharacterized protein LOC110871550 — MESEDTVNLNDDNCTDVIMGVTVGTKSNEGFKSKVPSESMDDNVITPLTKNLEDTAMASKPIGEPAIFKRKTKKPAFNKNLVESYDVDENGEMSTTKPVKPGKPTLLIPKIEK, encoded by the exons ATGGAATCAGAAGATACTGTTAACCTGAAT GATGATAACTGCACTGATGTTATTATGGGAGTCACTGTTGGTACCAAATCAAATGAAGGCTTCAAATCGAAG GTTCCTTCTGAGTCCATGGATGATAATGTCATCACCCCTTTGACCAAAAATTTGGAGGACACTGCCATGGCAAGTAAGCCTATTGGTGAGCCTGCGATTTTTAAGAGGAAAACCAAAAAACCTGCTTTCAACAAAAACTTGGTTGAGAGTTATGATGTTGATGAAAATGGAGAAATGTCAACCACCAAACCAGTTAAACCTGGAAAACCAACTCTCCTAAttccaaaaattgaaaaatga
- the LOC110870696 gene encoding replication protein A 70 kDa DNA-binding subunit A-like, which translates to MELGNITYLKDLDLARRDYTVKVRVLRLWKQPMYNNPEQFYSIEMIVVDEEGTTMQGNVLRRWFPRFEQVFNESDCYFIVKPTIGLNESKYKYVDNKNKLGIYCDTDVYPCKDFNGPMYGFSFTSFKDIIDKTVPENKSIDVIGFVADVKDLKKFKTARGKDTKKLNVIIQDLEMESIYLSLWDSYADRILEQWENREQHGVIVVILQFGTLKYFGRFGYVNSCFNVSKLFINSDVDEMTTFRNR; encoded by the exons ATGGAGCTCGG TAACATCACTTATTTGAAGGATTTGGATTTGGCTCGCCGTGATTACACTGTGAAGGTTCGTGTACTCCGTTTATGGAAGCAACCGATGTATAACAATCCAGAGCAGTTTTACTCAATCGAAATGATCGTTGTTGATGAAGAG GGAACCACAATGCAAGGCAATGTTCTCCGAAGATGGTTTCCGagatttgaacaagttttcaatGAATCAG ATTGCTATTTCATTGTCAAACCCACTATTGGTTTAAATGAGTCCAAGTACAAGTATGTGGACAACAAAAACAAGCTGGGAATCTACTGTGATACCGATGTGTATCCATGTAAGGATTTCAATGGTCCCATGTATGGGTTCTCATTCACATCCTTTAAGGATATCATTGACAAAACTGTTCCAGAAAACAAATCTATAG ATGTTATTGGTTTTGTTGCTGATGTTAAAGACCTTAAGAAGTTTAAGACAGCAAGGGGTAAAGACACCAAGAAACTCAATGTCATCATTCAAGATCTAGA GATGGAATCAATATACCTGTCTTTGTGGGATTCTTATGCTGATCGGATTTTAGAGCAATGGGAAAACAGAGAACAACATGGTGTTATTGTTGTCATTCTGCAGTTTGGTACACTGAAGTACTTTGGTCGTTTTGGTTATGTTAACAGCTGTTTCAATGTTTCCAAGCTTTTCATAAATTCTGATGTTGATGAAATGACTACTTTTCGTAACAGGTGA
- the LOC110870701 gene encoding uncharacterized protein LOC110870701 produces MRKEEIDKRNSHIKSKGLQNVQVSSNQSPTNRNVYYGKEVVNTYQSIPNTHTTDTASNIYYTPLLSDVTNASLPDNDYTRSKFNRRIRKEYLDRRKKGLNFTSPNIPISSTSSSDIQFSFNNSPINRTVPYVKEVVIPYQSNPNQHTIVHSSKIYFTPMLSDITNASITTDDYSSPKFCRSIRKQYRDRQKQAIKSPSVNFPRSTTQASIKLLQSTYTSKKNIQLSSLNNSREKLHFSGEFITNIFCGISKDYLDHGDQSHICETCHAKLWKDEVLRSYQRKTKSSFSLCCGYSKVKLPDFKPPPSDYKSLYTSSDSKSIHFLKNIRRYNSMFSFTSMGGKVDNSINNGNSPYVFRLSGENYHSIGSLIPTNGSKPKFSQLYIYDTENEVANRQFVLGESRKHSSSSSEILDFEIISELKAMLDSHNQLVKSYRMARDCFQRNPCENLKIRLIAKRNKDGRTYNLPTASEVAALIVGDIDTLFEPRDIIVKSKQGYLERISELHPSYLALQYPLLFVYGDDGYRIDILHRDVSTSSSSDVSTSTTSKRHTCTMREYFCYRIQDRSNTFSLVLNSRRLFQQFLVDAYTMIESERLLYIRTQQKKLRCETFENLCSVKEQGKSDVSKIGQRVILPSSFTGSARYMFQNYLDAMSLCKWYGYPDFFITITCNPKWPEVKRFHKDTSLNPEDRPDILCRLFKIKLDSIIKDLRDNAILGKLQAVVYTVEFQKRGLPHAHLCLFMHADHKLPTVDYIDPFISAEIPDKDKEPELYFLVSEFMIHGPCGVEKMNCPCMIDGKCSKNFPKKFRESTCIDGDGFPVYRRRNNGVFIEKSDVKLDNRSVVPYNKILLQRYQAHINVEWCNQAGSIKYLFKYINKGHDRASICFVPSKEANDQEKTVDEIKDYYSCRYISACEASWRIFSYDIHYRNPSVIRLPFHLPGQQHVIYEEFEEIEDVLDKPSVNASMFLQWFVCNEKYPAARQLTYVEFPTKFVWKINKRKWKPRKRGFSIGRIHSVSPSVGEAYYLRILLNKVKGPRNFEDIRTVNDVEYPTFRDACYAYGLLDDDNEYVEAIIEASFTGSGYYLRSLFCTMLMSESMSRPEFVWEKTFTYLSDDILYKQRRILKHPGLVLNEDQIKNLTLFEIQKFLLRNNSTLKRYSSMPFPNNDCISSANNLLLSEELAYDTEILAEEFRKLFSSLTQEQRVIYEEISTAVDNNKGGVFFVYGYGGTGKTYLWKTLCASIRSEGKIVLSVASSGIASLLLSGGRTAHSRFHIPINLDEDSFCFIKPDSDLARLLQETSLIIWDEAPMVHKHGFEALDRSLKDLFRSVSGASSELPFGGKVIVFGGDFRQILPVVPGGSRQQIVNASLSSSYIWRTCKVLKLTKNLRLSTSNDPSEIQETTKFANWLLDIGEGNVGGLNDGNAILQIPEDLLIKHSSDPISELIEFVYPSLIYNFNEANYFHQRAILAPTNDVVQEINDRMLSLFPGVEKEYLSSDSICPTEMLNENLDDTLCSPDILNGIKASGLPNHRLVFKVGVPVMLLRNIDQKSGLCNGTRLKVVSLGKRVIQVEIISGSHIGDRHYIPRITLIPTDKKLHIKLQRRQFPLAVSFAMTINKSQGQSLSRVGLFLKNPVFTHGQLYVALSRVTRRDGLKIVILDSDGNLSDTTSNVVYKEVFRNL; encoded by the exons ATGCGAAAAGAAGAGATCGATAAAAGGAATTCCCACATAAAGTCTAAAG GTTTGCAAAATGTCCAAGTTAGTTCTAACCAATCACCAACTAACAGAAATGTCTATTATGGGAAGGAAGTCGTCAATACTTATCAATCAATTCCAAACACACATACCACTGACACTGCTTCAAATATCTATTATACACCATTGCTATCAGATGTTACAAATg CTTCACTCCCCGATAATGATTATACTCGCTCGAAGTTTAATCGGCGCATCCGTAAAGAATATCTAGATAGGAGAAAAAAAGGCTTGAATTTTACCTCACCAAACATTCCAATTTCAA GTACTTCTTCTTCAGATATCCAATTCAGTTTTAACAATTCACCAATTAATAGAACTGTCCCTTATGTGAAGGAAGTTGTTATTCCTTATCAATCAAATCCAAATCAACATACCATTGTTCATTCTTCCAAAATCTATTTTACACCTATGCTATCAGATATTACTAATG CTTCAATCACCACTGATGATTATAGTAGCCCAAAGTTTTGTCGGAGCATCAGGAAACAATATCGTGATAGGCAAAAACAAGCAATTAAATCTCCATCAGTAAACTTTCCAAGGTCAACTACACAAGCATCTATCAAATTACTACAAA GTACTTATACGTCAAAGAAGAATATTCAATTATCTTCGTTGAACAATTCTCGAGAAAAACTCCATTTTTCCGGAGAATTTATAACGAATATATTTTGTGGCATATCAAAAG ATTACTTGGATCATGGTGATCAGAGTCATATATGTGAAACATGTCAtgcaaaattatggaaagatgaAGTCTTAAGAAGTTATCAAAGAAAGACTAAATCAAGTTTTTCTCTATGTTGTGGTTACAGCAAAGTCAAACTTCCCGATTTCAAGCCCCCGCCCTCTGATTATAAAAGTCTTTATACTTCTTCTGACTCTAAAAGCATTCATTTTTTGAAAAACATTCGTCGTTACAACTCAATGTTTTCTTTTACTTCCATGGGTGGAAAAGTAGACAACTCCATTAACAATGGTAATTCTCCTTATGTATTCAGACTTAGTGGTGAGAATTATCATAGTATTGGAAGTCTTATACCAACGAATGGATCCAAGCCTAAGTTTTCTCAGTTATATATATATGATACTGAGAATGAGGTTGCAAACAGACAATTTGTTTTAGg GGAAAGCCGAAAACACTCCAGCTCAAGTAGTgaaattttggattttgaaattatTTCAGAATTGAAGGCAATGTTAGATTCTCACAATCAGTTGGTTAAGTCTTACAGAATGGCGAGAGATTGTTTTCAAAGAAATCCTTGTGAGAATCTTAAGATTCGCCTTATTGCAAAAAGGAATAAAGATGGTAGGACATATAACTTGCCAACTGCTTCTGAAGTTGCTGCTTTAATAGTTGGAGATATTGACACTTTGTTTGAACCGAGAGATATTATTGTGAAGAGTAAACAAGGTTATCTCGAGCGAATTAGTGAACTACATCCTTCTTATTTAGCTCTTCAATATCCCCTACTTTTTGTTTACGGTGATGATGGTTATAGAATTGATATCCTTCATCGTGATGTTTCTACTTCAAGCAGCAGTGATGTTTCTACTTCAACCACCAGTAAAAGACATACGTGCACAATGAGAGAATACTTTTGCTACAGAATCCAAGATAGATCGAATACGTTTTCTTTGGTTCTTAATTCCAGAAGGCTTTTTCAACAATTTTTGGTCGATGCGTATACTATGATTGAAAGCGAAAGGCTCTTATACATACGTACTCAACAAAAGAAATTAAGATGCGAGACTTTTGAGAATTTATGTTCTGTTAAAGAACAAGGCAAAAGTGATGTCTCTAAAATCGGTCAGCGTGTTATATTACCTTCGTCTTTTACTGGTAGTGCACGGTACATGTTTCAAAATTATTTAGATGCCATGTCCCTTTGTAAATGGTATGGTTATCCTGATTTTTTCATAACAATCACATGTAACCCAAAATGGCCTGAAGTGAAGAGGTTTCATAAGGACACGAGTCTTAACCCGGAAGATAGGCCTGATATTTTatgtaggttatttaaaatcaagTTGGATTCCATCATTAAAGACTTAAGGGATAATGCAATTCTTGGAAAGCTTCAAGCAg ttgtaTATACGGTGGAGTTTCAAAAGCGCGGCTTGCCTCATGCTCATTTGTGCTTATTTATGCATGCCGACCACAAACTTCCAACCGTTGATTATATCGATCCATTCATTTCTGCCGAAATACCTGACAAAGACAAAGAACCAGAGTTATATTTTCTTGTAAGTGAGTTCATGATTCATGGTCCTTGTGGTGTTGAAAAAATGAATTGTCCCTGCATGATTGACGGAAAGTGTTCCAAAAATTTTCCCAAAAAATTTCGTGAATCTACATGCATAGATGGTGATGGTTTTCCCGTTTACAGAAGACGTAACAATGGTGTTTTTATTGAGAAGTCAGATGTCAAGTTAGATAACCGCAGTGTTGTGCCATAcaataaaattcttttacaaaGATATCAAGCACACATCAATGTTGAGTGGTGCAATCAGGCCGGATCAataaaatatttgtttaaatatataaataaaggtCATGATAGGGCATCAATTTGTTTTGTACCAAGTAAAGAAGCAAATGATCAAGAAAAGACGGTTGATGAAATCAAAGACTACTATAGTTGTCGATACATATCTGCTTGTGAAGCGTCTTGGCGGATTTTTTCTTATGATATACATTATAGGAATCCTTCTGTCATTAGGCTTCCTTTTCATCTTCCAGGACAACAACATGTTATCTATGAGGAATTTGAAGAAATAGAAGATGTGTTAGATAAACCGTCAGTGAATGCTTCCATGTTTTTACAGTGGTTTGTTTGTAATGAAAAATACCCTGCGGCACGTCAACTTACTTATGTCGAATTCCCAACAAAATTTGTATGGAAGATCAACAAACGTAAGTGGAAACCAAGGAAAAGAGGTTTTTCAATTGGCAGAATTCATTCGGTTTCTCCTTCAGTCGGTGAAGCTTATTATTTGAGGATTTTGTTGAACAAGGTGAAAGGTCCAAGAAATTTTGAGGATATCAGAACCGTAAATGATGTTGAGTATCCTACTTTTAGAGATGCATGTTATGCATATGGCCTTTTGGATGATGACAATGAATATGTTGAAGCCATTATAGAAGCAAGTTTCACCGGATCAGGTTATTATTTAAGAAGTTTGTTTTGTACAATGTTAATGTCCGAGAGTATGTCTAGACCGGAATTTGTGTGGGAAAAAACTTTCACTTACTTATCAGATGACATTCTCTACAAGCAACGTCGTATTTTAAAACATCCAG GTTTGGTACTTAACGAAGATCAAATTAAGAACCTAACATTGTTTGAGATCCAAAAGTTTTTACTTCGAAATAATTCCACTCTTAAAAGGTATTCCAGTATGCCTTTTCCTAATAATGATTGTATATCTTCCGCAAACAATCTTTTACTTAGTGAAGAGTTGGCTTATGACACGGAGATATTAGCTGAAGAGTTTCGTAAACTTTTCTCTTCATTAACTCAAGAACAACGGGTTATATATGAAGAAATCAGCACAGCGGTGGATAACAACAAAGGAGGCGTTTTTTTTGTTTATGGTTACGGTGGAACAGgaaaaacatatctttggaagaCTTTATGTGCATCTATAAGATCAGAAGGGAAAATTGTTTTAAGTGTTGCTTCCAGTGGAATTGCATCTCTTTTGCTATCAGGAGGGAGGACTGCTCACTCTCGGTTCCACATTCCTATCAATTTAGATGAGGATTCTTTTTGTTTCATTAAGCCAGATAGCGATCTTGCACGTTTATTACAAGAAACATCACTTATCATTTGGGACGAAGCACCAATGGTACATAAACATGGATTTGAAGCTTTGGACAGATCGTTAAAAGACCTTTTTAGATCTGTATCTGGAGCATCATCAGAATTGCCATTTGGTGGGAAAGTTATAGTTTTTGGAGGAGACTTCCGACAAATTCTACCTGTGGTGCCAGGAGGAAGCAGACAACAAATTGTAAATGCTTCTTTAAGTTCTTCTTATATTTGGAGAACTTGCAAAGtcctaaaattgaccaaaaattTGAGGTTGAGTACCTCAAATGATCCATCTGAAATACAAGAAACTACCAAGTTTGCAAACTGGCTTTTGGATATAGGTGAAGGTAATGTCGGTGGTTTGAATGACGGCAATGCAATTTTACAAATACCCGAAGATCTTCTCATCAAACATTCGTCTGATCCCATTTCAGAGTTAATCGAGTTTGTATATCCTTCTCTTATATATAATTTCAATGAAGCAAATTACTTCCATCAAAGAGCCATTCTAGCTCCAACAAATGACGTTGTTCAAGAAATCAACGATCGTATGCTGTCACTTTTTCCGGGAGTTGAGAAGGAATATTTAAGCTCCGATAGTATCTGTCCAACAGAAATGCTTAATGAGAATTTAGATGATACATTATGCTCACCGGATATTCTTAATGGAATTAAAGCTTCTGGTTTGCCGAATCATAGGTTAGTTTTCAAGGTAGGTGTTCCGGTCATGCTTCTTAGAAATATTGACCAAAAAAGTGGTTTGTGTAACGGAACAAGATTAAAGGTGGTCTCTTTGGGTAAACGTGTTATACAGGTAGAGATTATCTCTGGAAGTCACATTGGCGATCGTCATTATATTCCTAGAATTACGTTGATACCTACAGACAAAAAACTTCACATTAAGTTACAAAGAAGACAATTTCCACTTGCGGTATCTTTTGCAATGACCATAAACAAAAGTCAAGGACAATCACTCAGTAGAGTTGGtttgtttttgaaaaatccaGTTTTCACACATGGTCAATTGTATGTTGCATTATCAAGAGTTACCCGACGAGATGGCCTCAAAATTGTTATTCTAGATAGTGATGGAAATCTTTCTGATACAACGTCAAATGTCGTATACAAAGAAGTTTTTAGAAATTTGTAA